In Luteitalea sp., the genomic window GCACACTAGCGGCTTTCAGCTTTCGCTGGCCGTCCATGCCGACCTCCGGCATGATCAGGTGCCGGTTGTAGCGCTGGATCTCTTCCGACGAGAGGGCGGGCAGCTCCACGGGCGGCGATGCCGTCACAGCCTCGACGCCGCCTGCCACCGACGGGATGATGCTCAGCGAGTCACCGGCGCGAACCGGTGTCTCCTCCTTCTGCAAATACCGGATGTCATCATCATTGAGATAGACGTTGACGAAGCTCCGCAGCTTTCCTTCCTCCGTATAGAGGTGCCGGCGGAGATCGCCATACGTCGTGGCGAGATTCGCGAGCACCTCGCCAACCGTGGTGCCCTCGACTTCGACGATGTCGCGTTGGTCCGTGTAGGACCTGAGTGGGGTCGGAATATGAACTTTGTGTGCCACGTTCTGCCTCGTTAGCGGTCCTTGGTTCTTGGTCCTTGGTCCTTGGTGCGGCTGAGCAACCAGGCCATAGGCGCACCAAGAACTAAGGACCAAGAACTAAGGACTAAGGACTAAGGACTAAGGACTCTCAACAACTACCTCGTCGAATCGGGAACGGTCGTCCCGCAGCTGCCAGCCCGTCAGCTCCGCCGGCGCCCCGTCACGGACCGAGAGGATCACGTACACGAAACCAGGCCATGCCGCCGCAAGATCGTGCACCGAGGGCTGCGCTGGATGATCCGGGTGCGAGTGGTAGAAGCCGAGCAACTCTCGACCGGCTTCACGGACTCTCTGTTCGAGAGCACGATATTCGGCCGGGCTGACCAGGAAGCGACGCTGCTGGTTCTCGCCGCTCGTGTTGGGCAGCGGCCATGCCTCCTCCAACGCATCACCGTGGCCCACCAGCGCGCCGCAGCACTCGAGGGGGTAGGTCGTCTGGCCATGCGCGCGGATACTCGCCAGCGCCGCCGAGGACGCTGCAAGCCGCCGTGTTTGCACCTGCTGTCCTGCAGTCGTATTCATCGCTCGATCGTGGATCGGCCTGGCTGACTCGTCCGCCGAAGCGCGAAGCGCGAAGGCGGAAGGCCAGCCCTGTCGGTAGAATACCCGAACGTTCGAAACGGCCGAAAACCCCATGACACAGTTCCTCGTCCTTCTCGTGCTCGGTCTCGGCCCGCAAGATGCCGCGTCTCCCCCCGCCGCACGCGCGCTGGCGGGCATCGTCGAAGACCCGTCTGGAGGTACCGTCGCCGGAGCCGTTGTCACCGTCACCTGCGCGGATGTGAGCCGCAGGGCTCGAACCGACGCGATTGGCCAGTTCCGCCTGGAGCGCCTCCCGGCAGCGCGCTGCAGCGTCGACGCGACCGCCGAGCTGCTGCGTGCAGGCCGCGTGGAGGTCGATCTGACCAACCGCGGCTCCGGCTTCGTACGCCTGGTTCTGTCCCTGGCCGACCTGACCAGTGAAGTCACGGTGACGCCCGCCCGGGGCGAGCAGGAGCGAACCTTCGACGTCCCCGACGCGGTCTCCGTTGCCACACGCGAAGAGCTCGACACGCGGCCGCTACAGATTCTTCCACAGGCCTTACGAGAGGAGACCAGCATCCTGGTGCAGCAGACCACAACGGCCCAGGGCTCCCCGTTCATCCGCGGGTTCAGCGCGCAGCGTATTGTGTACCTCCTCGATGGTGTGCGCTTCAACACCTCGACGTTCCGCGCCGGCGCCACGCAATACCTTGGCTGGATCAATCCGTCGCTCGTCCAACGCATCGAGGTCGTCCGGGGGCCCGCCTCCGTGCAGTACGGCAGCGACGCCCTCGGGGGCACGGTGAACGTCCTGAGCCTGCGCCCCGAAATCTCGCCCTCCGGCACGCGCACCGCCGGCAGCCTGCAGCTCTTCGGCGGCTCGGCCGACCGCAGCATCGGCGCCGATCTGCTTGCCAATCTTCGCACGCCGTCGCTGGCGCTGCGCGGCGGCATCTCAACCCGCCGCGTCGGAGACCTGCGCCCCGGCCGCGGCGAGGACTCCCATTCAGCTTTGACGCGCTTTCTGGGCGTGTCGTCCCAGGAGCTCTATACGCGCCTGCCGGACACCGGTTTCGATCAGTCGGGCGGACACATCGCGGGCACGTTCCCCATCGGCAGCGGCGCGCACCTCGAGCTCCAGTATGGTCACGAGACGCAGTCGAACGTGAGCCGCTATGACCGGATCATTGGAGGGGACGGCCTTTTCCGCAGCCAATTCGACCCGCAGCGGCTCGATTTCGGATACGTCCGTCTGCAGCGTAGTCAAACGGGCCCATTCGATGCGGTGCAGGCGACGATTTCCGTCAATCGGCAACAGGACGACCGCCTCGAGCAACGCGACCCTGACACGGACATCGAGCGGGAGACCGGCAGGGTCACGGCGCTCGGCTATCAGGCTCAAGGCACCTGGCTGGTGAGAGGACGTCACGGCGTCACCGTCGGCGGCGAGCTGTTCGATGAGTTCATCGGGGCCAGCCGGATCATCGAAGATCCTGGAACCGCGAGCCGCCGCCCTGAGCGTCCCGAGATTCCGGATGGCTCGCGGTACACGAGCGCTGGCTTCTTCCTGCAGGACAGTGTTGATCTCCTGGACGGGCGCCTTGGCCTCCGCGGTGGCGTGCGAGCCGGTTATTTCTCGTTTCGCGTCCCCGAGGATCCCTCGCTCGGTGTCACGGCAGACTCGGTCACGATGAGCGACGTGACCTTTCAGACAGGCGCCGTGTGGCGCGTGACCGAGGCGCTCAACGCCACGCTGTCCATTGGACGAGGCTTCCGCGCAGCGAACGCCTACGACCTGGGAGCGATTGGCATCAGCGGCGGTGGGTTCGAGATTGCGCCAACCGCCGCCGCGCGTGTCGGCGCGCTCATCGGCTCCGACGACGGCACGGATGCGGTGGCCACGAACGCTCAGGTCGAACCACTCGGACCGGAATCGAGCTATGCGTTCGAGGGTGGCATGAAGGTGCGCACCTCACGCCTCACCGCGTCGGTCCTCGTGTTCGATCTCGAGCTCGTCGACATCATCCAGCGTCGCACGGCGATCTTCCCGACGAGCGTCGTGGGCGAAACGTTCGCCGGTTACACGGTCATTCGGCAAGACGAGGCTGGTCGTGCGATCATCGCTCAGGATCCGCGACCGCTCGTGACACGCGTCAACGTCGATCGGGCACGCGTCGTGGGCGTGGAGGCAGACCTGCAGGTACGACTCGCGCCCGCCTGGCTCGCCGGCGGATGGTGGTCGCTGGCCAACGGCCGAGAGATCGAGACGGACAACGTCCTTCGCCGGATGCCGCCACCCATGGGCGGGCTCAGGCTCAAGTGGGAACCTACCAACCGTGGCCTCTGGGCGGAGGGCACGCTCACCTTCGCGCGGTCACAGACGCGTCTGAGCGGCGGCGACCTCGGCGACGCTCGCATTGGCGCCCGCCGCACCGCCGATGACATCGCCGCCTTCTTCACCGGTACGGCGACCGATTTGGGCCTGGTTCGCGACGACCGCCTCGTCGCGACTGGCGAAACGCTGGCGGCAGTGCAAGCGCGCCTGCTCGGCAACGCAACAGCGGTGCCGCTCTACACGACGACGCCCGGCTTTGCGGTGCTCGGCCTGCGCGCCGGCGTGCGCCTCACGTCGCGCCTCGACCTCACGGTCATTGCCGAGAACGTGACGGACCGCAACTACCGCTGGCACGGATCAGGCGTCGACGCCCCCGGCGTGAACGTGCAGATCAGAACACAGTGGCGATTCTGAGAAAGACAGTGACGAGTCACTCGTCACTCGTCACTCGCGTTTCCGGCTCTGGCGGCTCGAGATCGAGCTCGGGCGGTGCCATCGTCCGCACGGCCGACTCGATTGGCTCGAGCTCGGCTACCGACCGCCTGCCGCCCGAGCCCAGCTCCTCGAACTTCCGTGCCGACGGCAGCACGCGAGACTCGAGGGAGCCCACGGCCCGGTTGTAGGCATCCACCGCCTTGCCAAGCGCGCCACCCACGCTGCCCAGATGCTCCACGAGGACGCTCATGCGTTCTGACAGCTCGCGTCCGAGCTCGCTCACACGTGCGGCGTTCTCTGCCATCTTCTCCTGCCGCCAGCCATAGGCGACCGCTCTCAGCAATGCAATGAACGTCGTCGGCGTCGCGATCACCACTTTCTGCCCGAGCGCCCATTCGATGACGTCCGGATCTTGTTCCGCCGCCGCAGCGAGGAAGGAGTCATTCGGAATGAAGAGCACGACGAACTCGAGGCCGTTCAGCGCATCGGCGTACTCCTTGGCCGCAAGGCGTGTGACATGTTGGCGGATCTGCTGCGCGTGGCGCCGCAAGGCCTCTCGCCGCGCGTCTTCGCTCGGCGCCTCCAGCGCCTCGAGATACGCCGTGAGGGGCACTTTCGAATCGACGACGATCTGCCGGCCGGCGGGCAAGGTGACGACCATGTCCGGTCTGATGCGGCCGTTCTCGTGGAAGAGGGATTCCTGCTCGGTGAAGTCGCAGTGCTCGATCATGCCGGCGAGCTCTGCCGTCCGTCGTAGCGCAATCTCACCCCAGCGCCCCCGCACGTGCGGCTGCCTGAGCGCGTTGACGAGGCGTGAGGTCTCCTGCGACAGCCGGCCCGTCGTCGTCATCACCTGTTGAAGCTGCTGATCGACGCTGCCAAATCGCGTTGCGCTGCGCTCGGCCAGCTCGCGCGCCTCCTTCTGATAGGCGCCGACGGCTTCTTGAAGCGGCGCGATGATGGCGGCGATGGTATCCGTCCGCTGCGTGAGGTCGCCCGCCGCCTGCTCCCTGAGCGACTTGAACTTCTCCTCGGCAAGCTGCAGCAAGCCCTGCGTGCTGCGGTCTAGCGCGTCCGCGGCCAGCGACTTGAACACGTCTCCCAGGCGCGCCTTCGCTTCTTCGAGCAACCGCTCCTGCTGCTGCATCTGCCGCGCGGCTTCCTGGACCCGCGTTTCCGCCACCGCCCGGTGATGCTCTGCGGTACGGAGTCGCTCGCGCAAGTCCGCGACCTCCGCTTCGAGCGCCTGGAGCTCTCGGTCGATCGTCTCGGCACGCGCCTCGGCCGCCGCCGCCCGGCGCAGAAAGAGTGCGGCGGCAACTGCTCCCGAGAGCAGGCCAACGAGCAGGGTAATCAGGGCCAGTAAGATCGGATCGCTCATGCGTTCCAAATCGGGCTTCTTCACGCCCGACCTAAAAGGTCGGGCCTACTTGAGCGTCGCGGTCAGCGAGACCCTGGCTTGAATCTCCATGACGCCCGGCGCGACGGGCGTTGGCGGCGCGGCCGCCACGGCATCTTCGCGCGCCCGAGCCGCAAATGGCATCGGCGGGGGCGTGGCCGGCCGGACCTGGTCGTCTATCCGAACGATGCGATCGAGAGTGCGGGCAGCGGCAGCAGCCATGGCTTCGGCGCGCGCGCGCGCATCGGCCACCGCCTGTGTCAAGGCCTCCCGCTCCAGCGCGTCTCGCTGCTTGAGCTCGAACTGAATACTGCTCACCTCCGTGGCGCCGGATGTCACGGCGGCGTCGATGATCTCACCGAGTCGCGCGATGTCGTCCACGCGCACCTCGATCGAGTTACGAGCCGCGTAGTCTCGAAGCCGTTGCTTGCCGTCAGCATAGTCGTACTGCGGTTGTAGGTCGATGCTCGTCGTTCGAACGGCGTCCGACGGAATGCCGAGCTCCTCGAGGCGCGCCTGCAACGCAGTCATCGCCTGCGCGTTCTTCTCTTGCGCGGCACGAGGAACGCGGTCCCGCGCCTCAGCGGTCACCGTGACCCGTGCTCGATCTGGTGCCGCCCGCACGATGCCCTCACCGGTCGCGGAGACGACGTCGCGGTCGAGCTGTCGCACCACGCCGCCTTCGGCCTCCTCGCTCGAGCCGCCGGGCGGCGGCTCCTGTGTCCAACCGGGCTGAGGGATGCCGACGATCATCGCTCCACAGAGAATCGCCCCTTGTGCCAGTTTTGCGCGCACGTGATCACTCCTTTGTGGTCTTGGTCATCACTCCACGAACGGTACGACAGCTTCCAGCAGAAAAGCCAGAACCTGCTCCTCGGTGATCGCCGCAATGGCGGCGCCCTCTGCGACGACGCGCTCGCTCACGACGACGTGCTGACCGCGTGTGTAGCTGATCTGGCCGACGACCGCTGCCGGGCGGCGCGCCGTATCGAGCGACAGCGCGATGTAGTCGGAGGGCCTTCGATCCGCGTCGAGCCGGAGCGCGCCAACCGGCGTCCCCAGCGTGAACGCGACGCGTTCGGCACGCAGCGCCTGCACGAACTGTCGAACGAGTGGCGTCGCCTGCTCGAGCACGCCCTCCCAGTCGCGCCGCGCGTCATCAATCGCCTGGCGACGCGACACGGACTCCCGGCGCACACGATCAACCGTCTGTCGTAACCGCTTCTTGATCTCACCAGAATCCATATCTCCCTACCTGCTGCCGGGGCCGGCCTCTCAAGGCCCAGGCTCATGGAATTGACACTCGTAGCGAAGGCCTCGGGACTCGTCATGGCGCCTTACGTCCCATATTGATGGCCATCAACCCTCCGAGGAGGGGCCGCCACTCAGTATCGACGAAACCGAGTGCCGCCATGCGCGCCGCCACGTCCGCGGCACCCGGATAGCGCGCGAGGCTCGCAGGAATATAGCGGTACGTATCGGCGTCACGGTGTAGCGCGAGACCCACGACCGAGCCGACAATCGTGAGGTACGCCAAATACACAGCGCGTACAACAGCGTTGGCTGGCTGGTTGAAGTCGAGGGCGAGCATCCGGCCGCCGGGCGCCAGCACCCGATAGATCTCGGCCAGGGCGGTGTCCAAGACTGCTGCATTCCGCAGCCCGTAACCGGCGGTGACGAGCGTCACACTGGCGTCGGGCAGCGGCAGCTTCAGCATATCGCCGACCACGAACGTGACGCTCGAAGCCCCGAGCGAGCGACGCGAGTCGACGGTTCGACTTCGCTCACCGTCGACCCTGAGCGCGGTCGAAGGGTCGAGGGGCGACCGGCGCGCCTTGGACCGCGCCAATCGCGTCATTTCCGGTGCGAAGTCGAGGCCAGCCACCCGCGCGCCGCGCGCCGCCAGGCCATAGGCAAGGTCGCCCGTCCCGCAGGCGAGATCGACCGCTCTCTCCCCAGGTCGAACGTTGGCAAGATCGACGAGCTCGGCCTTCCACCGGCGATCGCGCCCATATGACAGCAAGACCGTGATGAGGTCGTAGCGGTGCGCGATCCGTTGGAAAAGGGCCGATACATATCGTTGCTTGCGATCGGGAGTGGACAACGCATCGCGGAGCGAGGGGCGCCGTGCTGGCGTGCTAGTGGAGGGAGGGGTCATCTTTTCGCTAGGATAAAGGGGCCGCTGACAGACCGCTCGGCGGCCCGCTGTGACCGCGTCAACCGTCATGCTGCCATCGAGCACGGTCGAAAACTACCTCAAGGCGATCCACCACGGACAGAGTGATCTGCCCGATGGGCGGGATCTGGTGCCCATGGGTCAGCTCGCCGCAGCGCTGAACGTCGTGCCAGGGACGGCCACAACGATGGTCAAGGCGCTGGCAGAGGCGGGCCTGGTGGTCTACGAGCCGTACACCGGCGTGCGGCTGACGCAGGCAGGCGCTCGGCTCGCCGCGATGGTACTCAGGCGGCATCGCCTCATCGAGCTCTTCCTGGTCCAGGTGATGCGCATGAGCTGGACCGACGTGCACGACGAAGCAGAGCAGCTCGAGCATGTGGTGTCGGACCAGCTCATCGAGCGGATGGACAAAATGCTCGGCCGGCCATCGGTCGACCCGCATGGCGA contains:
- a CDS encoding methyltransferase domain-containing protein; the encoded protein is MTVDAVTAGRRAVCQRPLYPSEKMTPPSTSTPARRPSLRDALSTPDRKQRYVSALFQRIAHRYDLITVLLSYGRDRRWKAELVDLANVRPGERAVDLACGTGDLAYGLAARGARVAGLDFAPEMTRLARSKARRSPLDPSTALRVDGERSRTVDSRRSLGASSVTFVVGDMLKLPLPDASVTLVTAGYGLRNAAVLDTALAEIYRVLAPGGRMLALDFNQPANAVVRAVYLAYLTIVGSVVGLALHRDADTYRYIPASLARYPGAADVAARMAALGFVDTEWRPLLGGLMAINMGRKAP
- a CDS encoding DUF541 domain-containing protein, with the protein product MRAKLAQGAILCGAMIVGIPQPGWTQEPPPGGSSEEAEGGVVRQLDRDVVSATGEGIVRAAPDRARVTVTAEARDRVPRAAQEKNAQAMTALQARLEELGIPSDAVRTTSIDLQPQYDYADGKQRLRDYAARNSIEVRVDDIARLGEIIDAAVTSGATEVSSIQFELKQRDALEREALTQAVADARARAEAMAAAAARTLDRIVRIDDQVRPATPPPMPFAARAREDAVAAAPPTPVAPGVMEIQARVSLTATLK
- the rmuC gene encoding DNA recombination protein RmuC — protein: MSDPILLALITLLVGLLSGAVAAALFLRRAAAAEARAETIDRELQALEAEVADLRERLRTAEHHRAVAETRVQEAARQMQQQERLLEEAKARLGDVFKSLAADALDRSTQGLLQLAEEKFKSLREQAAGDLTQRTDTIAAIIAPLQEAVGAYQKEARELAERSATRFGSVDQQLQQVMTTTGRLSQETSRLVNALRQPHVRGRWGEIALRRTAELAGMIEHCDFTEQESLFHENGRIRPDMVVTLPAGRQIVVDSKVPLTAYLEALEAPSEDARREALRRHAQQIRQHVTRLAAKEYADALNGLEFVVLFIPNDSFLAAAAEQDPDVIEWALGQKVVIATPTTFIALLRAVAYGWRQEKMAENAARVSELGRELSERMSVLVEHLGSVGGALGKAVDAYNRAVGSLESRVLPSARKFEELGSGGRRSVAELEPIESAVRTMAPPELDLEPPEPETRVTSDE
- a CDS encoding metal-dependent transcriptional regulator — encoded protein: MPSSTVENYLKAIHHGQSDLPDGRDLVPMGQLAAALNVVPGTATTMVKALAEAGLVVYEPYTGVRLTQAGARLAAMVLRRHRLIELFLVQVMRMSWTDVHDEAEQLEHVVSDQLIERMDKMLGRPSVDPHGDPIPSAEGALDHREYHTLLDCPLGRRATVIRVLDQDPDFLRFVEQSDLKPGQHLQVEARDNASDSVRVSVKERREITLGTRAASKLLVEVS
- a CDS encoding TonB-dependent receptor, which translates into the protein MTQFLVLLVLGLGPQDAASPPAARALAGIVEDPSGGTVAGAVVTVTCADVSRRARTDAIGQFRLERLPAARCSVDATAELLRAGRVEVDLTNRGSGFVRLVLSLADLTSEVTVTPARGEQERTFDVPDAVSVATREELDTRPLQILPQALREETSILVQQTTTAQGSPFIRGFSAQRIVYLLDGVRFNTSTFRAGATQYLGWINPSLVQRIEVVRGPASVQYGSDALGGTVNVLSLRPEISPSGTRTAGSLQLFGGSADRSIGADLLANLRTPSLALRGGISTRRVGDLRPGRGEDSHSALTRFLGVSSQELYTRLPDTGFDQSGGHIAGTFPIGSGAHLELQYGHETQSNVSRYDRIIGGDGLFRSQFDPQRLDFGYVRLQRSQTGPFDAVQATISVNRQQDDRLEQRDPDTDIERETGRVTALGYQAQGTWLVRGRHGVTVGGELFDEFIGASRIIEDPGTASRRPERPEIPDGSRYTSAGFFLQDSVDLLDGRLGLRGGVRAGYFSFRVPEDPSLGVTADSVTMSDVTFQTGAVWRVTEALNATLSIGRGFRAANAYDLGAIGISGGGFEIAPTAAARVGALIGSDDGTDAVATNAQVEPLGPESSYAFEGGMKVRTSRLTASVLVFDLELVDIIQRRTAIFPTSVVGETFAGYTVIRQDEAGRAIIAQDPRPLVTRVNVDRARVVGVEADLQVRLAPAWLAGGWWSLANGREIETDNVLRRMPPPMGGLRLKWEPTNRGLWAEGTLTFARSQTRLSGGDLGDARIGARRTADDIAAFFTGTATDLGLVRDDRLVATGETLAAVQARLLGNATAVPLYTTTPGFAVLGLRAGVRLTSRLDLTVIAENVTDRNYRWHGSGVDAPGVNVQIRTQWRF